In Pyrus communis chromosome 11, drPyrComm1.1, whole genome shotgun sequence, the sequence tttgggaactcatacgagaacttcccgatggattacccatcctgggaatgcccTCGcatgctactcgcttaacttcggagttcctacggaacccgaagccagtaagctcccaaaaggcctcgtgctaggtagggatgggaatatacatttaagcatcactcccctaggcgatgtgggatgtcacataaacAGTTATCTGGAGATCACACTAATTAagcattaaataaataattagagAAAAATATGACTTTGTCACAGCCAAAATCATTGTTCCAAAAGGGCTGACAGAACATTTCCACCCGTCATTAGGCTGCCGGCGCcatatatttttcaaataaCTAAACCTTAGCTAGCCAATGTCTTTATCTCCTTACTCTCTAGCATCAAGGTAAACAATAAGAATCCAAGCTCTCATTCTATAGAGTCGGCAACCCACATCAACTTTGAGAGTTTCTTCTCCCATCTATCCCGTATATTGCAAACCCTACTTACACCAACGTTAGATCTtcgaaaaaaaatgaacaaaatctTCGTCTTGGTAATCTTCTTTTCGTTCTCCCTCGTCCTCCACAAAACGCATTCTGTGGACGTTGAGGTCAAGAACTCACTCATCATCTTCCTCACCAAGCTTTCTAATGGTGTCCAACCCGGCCTCTCATGGGGTTGGATCCCTTCCTCTGATCCCTGCAAGGCGCACTGGCAGAATGTTGCCTGTGATTCTCTCAACACCACTGTCACAGAACTCTTTCTCAATGGCCAAAACCTCACTGGCACGCTTGATGCTGCTTCGCTTTGCAACACAAAACCTCTCGCTGCCTCTCTTACCACCCTTGCCCTTGACGACAACAACATTGCTGGACAAATTTCAGGTGAGATTGGACACTGCAATCAGCTCACTCAATTCACTGTCAGCAACAACCGCCTTTCGGGTACCCTCCCTGAGTCCCTTGCTGCACTGGAAAACCTCAAAACGCTCGATTTTTCCAACAATCAGCTTACAGGGCTGATTCCGAGTTTTGACTTCTCCAAATTCGACAAGTTCAATGTCTCCAACAACAAGTTCCAAGGACCAATCCCTAACACGAATGGCTTTGTCCAATCAAACAGCTTCTTGGGAAACTCCGAATTGTGTGGAGATCCGTTGGCAAACAAGTGTCCGTCGTCATCTGTGACAGCGGATGAGAAGTCGAATAATTCGAAGGGCGTCTCAAAAAATCAAGTGATTATATACATAGGATATGCTATTTTGGCATCGGTTTTTGTTGCGCTAGTAATTTTCAAAATATGTACAAAGAACAAAAAGGAAGATAAAAAGGTTGATGCCGTGAACAAAGTTTCGGCAGTCGATGAAAGCATGAGCAAAATTAGTGCAGCATCAAGTGAGTTCAACGGAGGATTGAGCAAGTCGAATTATTCTGTTACATTTTCAGCTGATGATGAGAGCCAGAGCACTAATATGGTTTCGTCTTCACTTGTCATCCTCAAGAGCCCCGTGGTGAACGGACTGAAGTTTGAAGACTTGCTCAAGGCCCCCGCCGAGTTGCTTGGGAGAGGCAAGTATGGCAGCCTCTACAAGGTCATCTTTGAAGACGGAATGGTACTAGTAGTGAAAAGGATAAAAGATTGGGCGATTTCAGGTAGCGATTTTAAGCAGAGGATGGAGAGGTTGTACCAGGCCAAGCACCAGAGTGTGCTGCCGGCTCTTGCCTTTTACTTTTCGAAACAAGAGAAGCTTCTGGTGTATGAGTATCAACAGAATGGAAGCCTCTTCAGACTCAACCATGGTAAATCCTTTTGCATATTTTCATAAACTGTAGTTTTTTTATGACATTATTTGGGaaacactattttttatttgcacattacctttaaattgaataaattaaaagagagcgaaaaaaataatgcaaaaaTCAGATTCTATATTCTTTCGTTTTACTAAATTCATGATTAGCATACTAGGGTCACCAAAAATTTTCCAAATGTTTAGTTAGCAAGTACAAGAACAATAAAGTTTTATCCCATTAAGTGAGGTCAGATGTATAAATCATAGAACGTCAGTGTACTCGGTTTTGTGTCAAGTCTTCCTTTAACTTCAAATATTATATGTCGTTTCTTAAAATCTCTTTCAGAATCTTCCTAGGTCTTACGCTGCTAGTCCCAAACCCGAATAAAAGAGGAGGAACATGTTATGAGGTAGTCCACAACTGGCACTTGTTTTCACATCAAACCTCTATGATGATGCTTTAGTTAGCAATGATGTGGTTTTGAGCTGGGTTTTCTGATTTCTTTATGTAGCATGATTCTAACATATAGTAACAACTGTATGGTTCAGGAAGCCGTAGGGGCCAAGCATTTGACTGGAACAGCAGGCTCTCCGTTGCTGCTCGCATAGCAGAAGCATTAGCTTTCATGCATGAGGAGCTTCGCACGGAGGGGATTGCGCACGGCAACTTAAAATCCTCCAACATCTTACTCAACGAGAAAATGGAGCCCTGCATAAGCGAATACGGCCTCATGGAAATCAACGATCAAGATAACCAACCGCCGCTCAAGGCTTCTAAGGCCGGCAGTACCTCAAGCGCCTTCAAGGGGGACGTTTATGGGTTTGGTGTGATCCTTCTTGAGCTGCTCACAGGCAAACTTGTGCAGCAAAACGGCGTGGATCTGACGGTTTGGGTTCACTCGGTGGTTCGAGAGGAATGGACAGCTGAAGTGTTTGACAAAACCCTAATGTCGGAATGCGCGAGCGAGGAGAGGATGGTGAACTTGCTGCAGGTGGCTATAAAGTGTGTGAACCGTTCTGCGGAGGCTAGGCCGAGCATGAACCAAGTTGCCCTAATGATCAACACCattgtagaggaagaagaaagatccACTGTCTTTGATCCACAATCATCTATGAGCCTAATTTAATTAGGAAAATAGTTTTTCCAATTAAATTAGTACTTTAAGCCCATATTTATCTATATTTCCATGTAGTAATTAAGTCAATATCTAGCATACACCATTTTCGAACACATGTTTGTATTTTGAACCAATAAGACTATAAGgaggcgtttgtttgccctcactaagttggactggactggactagttattagtccaatactgtgtttgttccatgctgggactaacattaatgagactaaaggggactagcatgaaCAAAACCCTTCattaagaggtcttagcgagaccccccaataaccatgggactagctaagactatcctctctttctcgtcctcgtcatgctcaacgaccactctcgacagactcctcgtcgtCTCCgatcacctagatcaatcattaacttttcgactctctttcagatcaatttcacaaccaactttcatataaaatataccaaattgaagctgggagtgacaagattacgattttacctgaatcgagccaaaatgtggtcgaatgtggccggaaaatggcctggaagtctcggcctgtttgggcttcttcaaatccatgacagattcgaacattcaaagctaagatctcgctCCAGGgatgtgatgaattttttggcggtgctaacttcatccaattttacgagggttggccggaaaacacatcgggaaacctgcaactcgtcgggaaaattggagtcgtgaggttccgttcgaacaacgcatagctagagagggagggaggacagagaaatagagactgtaatcaataaggagtttaaccaggaatgagaaagagacatgaattgagaggtctaagaggaaaaaaagagggagagggtgggacaatgagagaggaggaaaagagtgggacggaaatggtaggaaaaaatggagaaaaagataagatcataataaaatattaataatttatatattaaataatataatattagaatttgttattatccagctttttagtccaatactgcaccaaacgcttcactaagttagtccagtttagtctagtctaagccagtccagcttagtccttgaagctaatccagtccgaatTAGTCTGGCGCGACAAACGCCCCCTAATAGCCTTAGAACACCTTGTTAAGTGTTAGATCTTTTTGGGATGCTATATCTTGAaatctttggaaaaaaaaaacatatggaTCATAATGACTTAAGATTTAAAGAAAACTTTTGTATGATTGAAGAACGCAGGCAGGAGCTAAACAAAGTTGACTAAAGTGGTGTCCTTCTTCATCTGAactcaagtttgaattttcatttccgtaatttatatttgattacaAAGCTAAGTAGTTTGAGGCACAAGAGTAGTGTGCTCTAGCTTTTGCTTGTTATTGGTAGAGAAAGCAAACCTTCTTCCAATTGTTAGAAACTGCTTTAGTAACTGGTTTGTTTGAGAGGCATATATtataaggaactttaacgaaaagtttacgatactattcattttaacgaaaaatcacatttttacactaaaaaatcagccttgattttgacgaaaacccactttaacaaaaagcttaCATAGTTGAAAAACTTGTTAACGAATAGTGTTTTGACGAAATTGCCCTGCCCTTCCCTACAGTTTTTTGGTTTTGCACAATGAATTTATGATGTCAGCCTTGGTTTACACCTGTTGGTCATCGCGCAAAGAGAATCACTTCTATTCCTTGGCTTGTCAAGCATCTTTTGGGCCTCCTCACTCACTCACTCCCATTACGAGAATTAAATCACACCCCCACCTCGGCTTGAGACCAAAACTCCTAACAACTCACTATTCCTCAGAATAGAGGTTCCTCCTCTATCCCTTCAACCTTAACTGGCTAAGGTAGTTCTAAAAATGCATAATATGAAATCATGGAATTTTATGAGAAGAGAGGATTATTGCCGGATCCTCCAATTACAttcatttatcgtacatcgtacggttagTTCTCGTCaggtattgtttatattcaattttaaataaaaaaatttacaattattTCTAACctcacaatatacgataaacgaatgtGATTTAAGGATCCGGCGAAAATTCTCATTCTTTTATGAGAACCACCAATTGCCATTTGAAGTAGTGATGTGCTAGTGACAGACAGAATCATGAATTGCAGCACAAATTTGGTAATCCTGTACGAACCAAAAACGATGCTAGTCAAGCAAAAAATGATGAAGTTTAATAATGCCAAAATGGAGTATCCTTTGTGTATTCTGAAAGGACCCGTCACCCAACAACCACTGATTGTCTACTCAACATCGGATGCAACGGCTTGAGTTCACACATAATGCGTCCATGGCGGTGATTTTCACACTCGTTATCTCATTCTgtattctttttcttgtttttttttttattagttttctttttatttatttaacttcaaagctgaaaaaaaaaatgcaaaaagaaagaaaagagtgaGAAAATCATCTCCCATGCCAAAAGATCCAAGCTTAATGCGTATAATTAATGTGTAGATATTCATTCTTGAAGGCTATGATACTCGTTGCTTATGTTGACATCAAATTAGTACATTTGTAATTGACATATTATAGACacgttaattaatattatatcgatcattcattatttttcttttttttattctagCAATATTcactttaaactaatctaaaatGTATATAGAAGAAAATTTAAACTTAGAGTACATTGTGAGAAGGACATTTGTTCAACCACTGTGATTATGTACATGTTTGGATTGATGTTCTATTCTTTAATATATAATGGACTATTAACTATAGGTCCGAAATGCAAAGATTAATGTTCTATTATGAATATAACAACTGGCAACAGAAAGTTGTTAACTCTATGTAAGCAACAATTTTAAATCATTACTCTTCAAACTGTTTACCACCTGCCTTGGCAGTCAGTAGAAACAACATTTAATAAAAGCTACGAAGAAGTTGGGGTTCATCGtaaaatcaattggtaatatATGAAGTAGCTTAATTACTTATAAGTATATACTGATGCAAGTCCTTCTTTTCCTCGATGTGGGGTTGATGCTCTCAACACACACCCTCATGTGTGGTGAATCCACATGAGGCGAATTTTGAAGCCTAACATGTGAACAACACAAATTGGGTGACATGGAGCATATGTGGACGTTAGGGGGAACAACCTGGTTAGATACCGCGAAGAAGTTGGGTTTTATCGTATAACAATTGGTAATATGGAGAGTAacccaactacttataagcatatGCAAGGTTCTTGCTTTTCCCGATGTGGGATTGATGCTCTCAACAcagtgaagaaagttgagattccactataaaatcaattgactttATGGTGAAGCCCAACTTTTTTTATGATATCAGAGCAGGTTATCCCATGTATGAAACCTAATGGCCACACTTGTTCCACGTCACTCGATTTGTATTGTCCACATgctaagcttgaaaattcaccactTGTGATGGGGCGTGTTGAAAGAATCAATCCCACGTCGGAGAAAGAAAGGACCTTACATGTACTTGTGAGTAATTGGACTACTTCTCATATTGTCAATtcttatattgccaattagtatTACGGTGAATCCAACTTTGTTCAACCTAAACATCACCAGATAGTTTGCGTGGCAAATTAAACATCATCAAATGGCAATCATATATGTTTAATTAACAGATGGAGAGATTGATtagggaaagaaaaagaaacatctGGCCAGACTAGCCTTGCTG encodes:
- the LOC137749495 gene encoding probable inactive receptor kinase At2g26730, translating into MNKIFVLVIFFSFSLVLHKTHSVDVEVKNSLIIFLTKLSNGVQPGLSWGWIPSSDPCKAHWQNVACDSLNTTVTELFLNGQNLTGTLDAASLCNTKPLAASLTTLALDDNNIAGQISGEIGHCNQLTQFTVSNNRLSGTLPESLAALENLKTLDFSNNQLTGLIPSFDFSKFDKFNVSNNKFQGPIPNTNGFVQSNSFLGNSELCGDPLANKCPSSSVTADEKSNNSKGVSKNQVIIYIGYAILASVFVALVIFKICTKNKKEDKKVDAVNKVSAVDESMSKISAASSEFNGGLSKSNYSVTFSADDESQSTNMVSSSLVILKSPVVNGLKFEDLLKAPAELLGRGKYGSLYKVIFEDGMVLVVKRIKDWAISGSDFKQRMERLYQAKHQSVLPALAFYFSKQEKLLVYEYQQNGSLFRLNHGSRRGQAFDWNSRLSVAARIAEALAFMHEELRTEGIAHGNLKSSNILLNEKMEPCISEYGLMEINDQDNQPPLKASKAGSTSSAFKGDVYGFGVILLELLTGKLVQQNGVDLTVWVHSVVREEWTAEVFDKTLMSECASEERMVNLLQVAIKCVNRSAEARPSMNQVALMINTIVEEEERSTVFDPQSSMSLI